The sequence GGGCCGGCACAGGAGCATTTCATTACGAACCTGATCCGGCAGAAGCTCATCGTGGCGATCGACGGACAGGTGAGCAAGCAACGGCCCAACGGCAAGAAATACATGCTGTTTCTGCCCGAAGGTGAGCTACACGAGATCAGCCTGCTTTTTGCCAATTATATTATCCGGGCGCGGTACAATAAAGTGGTCTATTTGGGCCAGAGTTTGCCGTTCAACGAGCTTGTCTTCGCTTACAACGTACATAAGCCCGATTATATCTTCTCGGCTATCACGTCGGTACCGGCCAACCATGAAGCGCAGCTTTATGTTAACAAACTGGCCGCGCAGTTTCCGGAGTCACACCTGTTGCTGACGGGTTATCAGGTCGTAGGGCAGGATATCCAGATGCCCGAGAACGGCACCATCGTTAATAACATCGATGATCTGATCCGCATCGCCAGTACGTAGGGTTTTAAGTCTAGAAAGTCGGTTCAGAAAGAAGTCCAGCGTCTGGAAAGTCGTTTTAGAATTGTTGTCTGCGTAAGCAACACACCTAAAGACTTTCCAGACGCTGGACTTCTTTCTGAACCGACTTTCTAGACTTCTAATGAAATGAAAAAGCCCGGCTATTTAGCCGGGCTTTTTCATTTCATTAAACCTTGATTTCAACGTCGACACCGCTGGGGAGTTCGAGTTTCATCAGGGCGTCAACCGTTTTGGCCGAGGTCGAGTAGATGTCTACCAGCCGCTTGTAGGTGCAAAGCTGGAACTGCTCGCGGGCTTTCTTGTTGACGTGCGGTGAACGCAGTACCGTGTAAATCTCTTTGTCGGTCGGCAGGGGAATTGGCCCGCTTACCACCGCACCCGTTGATTTAACGGCTTTCACAATTTTTTCAGCCGACTTATCAACCAGCATGTGGTCGAACGACTTCAGTTTAATGCGAATCTTCTGATTCATAAAATAGCGGCTCGTTTAGCGATAAAACCCACCTCCGAAAGAGCCATTTACTCCGGGGCAGGAATATTGTTAGCGATGCGTGACGACTAGGCGTTGCTCAGGTACGTTCCGGTAGCAGCGCCTAGTCATCACACATCAGTCAACTAGTTGCCTTTTTCTTTCTTCACAACGCCGTCCGCGATGTTTTGCGGAACGATTTCGTAGTGAGAGAATGTCAGGTTAGCCGTTGCACGGCCTGATGACATCGTACGGAGTTCGGTGATGTAGCCGAACAGCTCCGACAGGGGTACGTCGGCCTTGATTACCTGCGAGCCAGCGCGGGTATCCATGCCTTTCATGATACCGCGACGGCGGTTCAGGTCACCCGTGATCGGACCGGTGTATTCTTCAGGCGTCAGTACTTCAACGGCCATGATCGGTTCGAGCAGTTTCGGACCCGCCTGACGGGCGGCTTCACGGAAGCCCATGCGGGCGGCCAATTCAAACGACAGTGAGTCTGAGTCGACGTCGTGGAATGAGCCGTGGAAGAGGCGCACTTTCATGGCATCAACCGGGTAACCAGCCAGCGGGCCGTTGCTCATGGCTTCGGCAAACCCTTTCTGGATAGCCGGGATGAATTCACGGGGAATCACACCACCCACAATCGCATTGTCGAATTGCAGACCAGCTTTTACTGAGCCATCTTCTTCGGGGTCGCGCGGCATCAGTTCAAACACGATGTCGGCAAACTTACCACGACCACCCGTCTGCTTTTTGTACACCTCGCGGTGCTCCACTTTCTTGGTGATGGTCTCTTTGTAGGCAACCTGCGGTGCACCCTGGTTCACTTCTACCTTGAACTCACGACGCATGCGGTCGATGATAATCTCGAGGTGAAGCTCACCCATGCCCCGGATGATTGTCTGGCCAGTTTCTTCGTTAGACTCAACTTTCAGCGTGGGATCTTCTTCGATCAGCTTACCGATAGCCTTCGAGAAGTTGTCCTGATCGGCCGTTTTCTTCGGCTCGATGGCGTAACCGATAACGGGATCAGGGAATACCATTGATTCGAGGATAATCGGGTTCTTCTCATCCGACAGCGTATCGCCGGTTTTGATGTCTTTAAAGCCCACAACCGCACCGATGTCACCTGCTTCGAGGCGGTCGATCTGGTTTTGCTTGTTGGCGTGCATCTGGAAAATCCGCGAGATACGCTCTTTGTTGCCCGAGCGGTTGTTCAGGATGTATGAACCTGACTCCAGCACACCCGAGTATGACCGGATAAAGCACAGACGACCAACGTAGGGGTCAGTAGCAATCTTGAACGCCAGCGCCGAGAACGGATCCGAAACCGACGGCTTGCGTACAGCTTCAACACCCGTATCGGGGTTTGTACCTACGATGTTGTCTTTGTCGAGCGGTGAGGGCAGCAGGGCCATCACGTAGTCGAGCATCGTTTGTACGCCTTTGTTCTTGAACGACGAACCGCAAAGCATCGGCACGATCTTCATGGCGATCGTTGCCTTACGCAGGGCGGCCAGGATTTCGTCTTCGCTGATCGACTCGGGATCTTCGAAGTACTTTTCCATCAGCGTGTCGTCGAATTCGGCAACGGCTTCGAGCAGTTTCTCGCGCCATTCGGTTGCTTCGTCCATCATGTCGGCCGGGATGGGAACAACCTCGAAGGTCATGCCTTTGTCCGACTCATTCCAGACGATACCCCGGAAGTTAACGAGGTCAACTACACCTTTGAAGCTATCCTCTTCGCCGATCGGCAATTGAAGGGGTACCGCATAGCTACCCAGCATCTCCTTCACCTGACGGCAAACGTTCAGGAAGTCGGCGCCAGCACGGTCCATCTTATTGACGAAACCCAGACGAGCTACGTTGTAGTTGTTGGCCAGACGCCAGTTAGTTTCTGACTGCGGCTCAACGCCATCAACGGCACTGAACAAAAACACCAGCCCGTCGAGTACGCGCAATGACCGGTTCACTTCAACGGTGAAGTCAACGTGGCCGGGGGTGTCAATAATGTTGATGTGATATTTCTGATCGCGGTAGGTCCAGTCAACGGTCGTAGCAGCCGAGGTAATCGTGATACCACGCTCCTGCTCCTGCTCCATCCAGTCCATGGTGGCGGCTCCATCGTGAACCTCCCCAATTTTGTGGCTTACCCCAGCGTAATAAAGAATACGTTCGGTGGTCGTAGTTTTGCCCGCATCAATGTGAGCGGCGATACCGATGTTTCTCGTCAATGATAGATCGCGAGCCATTAGCTTGTTAAACAGAGAATGTTTGTAAAAATAAGGTAGTTCAAAGGGCTTCAGGCAGTTGCAAAACAAGCCACCCCTTCAAATCAGGACGCAAAATTACTGACTTACAACGACAAAATCAAGCAAGTTGTATAAAGGTATCATCAGGAAACAACCCCTCACGGGGCACCACTCAGGCCCGTTTTTAGGGCCTGTCAAACTTCTTCATACCCAAACAAACGGATCGCCATGCAGCAACGTTAATATTCCGATAACCAATTGGGCTAGCGGGCCTATCGTCAGGCGAATCAGCCTTGGCTCGTGATACCTCAACGGTGTTCCTATAAGTCGTCAGTAACCAAACTATGAAGTCGTTCCTCTTAGCTGTCTTTTTCGGCTGCTTCTGCCTGCTGGCCACTGCGCCGGCTCAGGCGCAGTTGTATTCGTCGGCGGATTTTGATAAAAAGTATGATGGCCTCCTGAAGCACCCCGGCGTGCAGATCGAGTCGGCTGAAGCCATCAACTACATGTACAACTACAAATTCGCGCTGGCCGATCGTGAGTTTCGCTGGCTCCGGGTACGTTACCCGAGCCACCCGATGCCCTATTTCCTGATGGGCATGGCCGAGTGGTGGAAGATTGTGCCCAACACCGACGTCGAGGACTATGATGACCGCTGCCTGGCCTTGATGGATACGACCATTACCCTGGCCGAAGAGCTGTACGACAAAAGTGAAGACAAGCTCGAAGCGTCGTTCTTCCTGGCGGGCGCCTATGCGTTCAAAGGGCGGATCTATTCGGAGCGGAAGAAATGGACTAAAGCCACCTTCGCCGGGAAAAACGCGCTGAAGTATTTCGAGAAGTGCAAAGGCAACGGCGACCTGAACCCCGAGCTGATGTTTGGCGATGGGCTGTATAACTACTACGCCAAGTGGATCCCCGAGAACTACGCGCTGCTCAAACCGATCCTGATGTTTTTCCCGAAAGGCAACAAGCAGGAAGGCATTCAGCAGTTGGAGAAGACGGCCAATAACGCATTTTACACCCGAGTCGAGGCCCGGTATTTCCTGCTACAGATATATAGCATGGAAAACCAGTATGATAAGGCCTACGACATGGCCAAGTTCATGGCCGAGCAATACCCCGACAATCCCTTTTTCGAGCGCTATTACGCCCGGTCGGCATTTGTGCGTGGGCGGCTCACCGAGGCAGAAACCATCTCAAAAGATATCCTGACCAAGATTGCCGCGGGCAAGGACGGCTACGAGGGCGTCAGTGGCCGAACGGCAGCCTACATCCTGGCGTACATCTACCAGAATTTCTACCGCAACGTACCTGAGGCCAAGAAGTACTACCAGCAGTCGGTCGATTTTGCGATAAAGACCAATCAGAAAGGAACAGGCTACTACTGGTCGTCGCTACTGGGGCTGGCCCGTATCGCCGATAGCGAGAAAAACTACGATCAGGCCCGGGCCTATTACACGGAGGTGATGGACAACGCCGAGAAGAAATCGGCCCAATACCAGGAAGCCAAAAAAGCGATTAAAGAAGGCAAACAGTCCCGCCGCGAAGAACGCCGCAAGCGGAGAGAGTAATAAATGAATATTGGATGATGTACAATGTATAATGGGCTGACGCTAGATGTTTTTATGTTAGCCCATTATACATTATACATTATACATTATACATTATTCATTATTCATTCCTCACGGAATAGGCATCACTTTGCTTTCCTTGAAGGTCGACAGGATCACCATCGTCTGGGTGCTGGCGACTTCTTCGATTTCGTTGATGGTTTCGAGCATCAGTTTCTGATACGACGCGATGTCGTGTGAGATCACTTTCAGCAGGAAGTCGCCCGAACCGGTGATGTGATGGCACTCGATGATTTCGGGAATCGCCTCAACCCGTGCCACAAACGAGTCGGTAACCATCTTCTTGTGGCCAACGAGATTGACCATGACGAAGGTGGTCACGCCCAAACCCACCTTCTGACGGTCGAGTTGCGCGTGGTAGCTCTGAATAATGCCCGACGTTTCCAGTTTCTTTACTCGTTCAAGCGTAGGCGCTGGCGAGAGGCCAATTTCTTTGGATAGTTGAGCGTTGGTGATTTTTGCGTTCGATTGCAGTATGTCCAGGACTTTGCGGTCGATATGGTCTAATTTCATCACTGACAAGGTTTGCCGGTTCTGTACGTCTTTTTAATCTCGCAAAGCTAAGCACCATCGCCTGTTTATTCTAAAAATATACCGAGATTATGTGTTAAAAGGAAATAAAAGTTTGATTAACGGCAAATCAGCAACATATTATTGGGATTAGATACGTCTAATTTTTTCTACAAATTATCGCTTAGACAATTTATTGAGCGTAATGGCTCGCTGGCTTTTCGACTTAAACCGGGGCGCATTTTCGTCGTCGGTCACCGCCGATGTGGCGGCATGCTTAGTTTTGCGTCTCTGCACCCGAGCCCGCCACATCCGAAACGACGACGGTTTCATCTCCCGGCGCATCAGTTCGATCGTCTGTTGCTCGGAAAGGCCGAATTGGGCCGTAATGGCATCAAAGGGTGTACGGTCTTCCCAAGCCATCTCGATGATACGGTCGATGTCGGCGGGGCTCATGTCTGGTTGCATGCTTGTATAAACACGTAGTCGCCACAGTTGGCGCCAAAAACGCGAAGATTTATCACAATGTGGCGGCTGACGCAGGCATCATTGTACAATAATCGTTGCGGTCTTTGCGACAACCTTGGCGACTTTGCGTTTATATCCGTATGAAAATGCGCAAAAAGTCGGAACTGCCGACCAAAGTATGCCCTGTCTGCAACCGGCCCTTTAGCTGGCGAAAAAAGTGGGAGCGCGACTGGGATCAGGTCATCTACTGTAGCGATCGCTGCCGGTCAGAAGCCAAAAAGAGCACGTAAGGCCATCGAAAAAGGCCGAGAGCAATGCTCCCGGCCTTTCCTGCGACACCAATATGAATTGAACTAAAAAGATTGTTGCGAATCGGGCCAGAGCCGATTAGTTGTAGTTTGTGTTTTGGGGATCCCAGTTGATCCAGCCCTGCGTCCAGTTGGTTGTACCGAAGGCACCACGGAAGGTCACTTTGTCGAAGAATGAATCAGCACCTTTACCGTCCCAGATAGCGCCCGTCAGCAGCGGTGAACCCGTCTGCGGCAAGAAGTTGGGAGCTGTGAGGTTGAAGGTGCTGGCATTCAGCAGCAGCGTAGTAACCTGATCCGACGGAATAATTACGTTCGCGTAAGCGGCTGTGCCGAAGAAGGCCTGCGCCTGAGCGTTGGTGATGCCCGTTGTGGCGATGTTGTCGCCCCGAACAGCCGTAGTAGATGCGGTACCCGTGTTGGCCAGCACAATACCTCGCAATTGTAACGTACCTGCGTTCATGTTAGCCAACGTACCTGTACCACCTGCCGTGCCGTTATCGAGCCGTAAGCCTTCGGGATACCCAGCAATAACCGTGTTGAAAATGCTGATGTTGGTATTGCGGCGCAGGTGCATACCTGACTGATAGGCCCCGCTACCACCCGACGTGGGTGCTGAAGACGGCGTGCCGCTGAAAGCAAAGTTGCTAACGTTGGCGAAAACGGGGGCTGTTAGGGGGAGACCTACGTTGGGGTCGGTAGCCGGTTGGCCCGTGCCCGCGAAGTTATCTGATTCGAAACCGTTTGAGCCCGATTGGTCAGCTACGTTCGGATCGCGCAGGGCCACGGCATACTGCACTTTGCCTGAGAAGCCCCAGTCGGTGTCCCAATCGTCGTCGAAACCACGGTGAGCAACGAGGTACTTCGCATTAACCGTGCCGCCAAACCATTCGTACGAGTCGTCGCCCGAGTACGACACCTGGATGTGGTCGATGGTAGTACCCGAACCCACCCCATAGAAAGTCAAGCCGTTGATTTCACTTCCTGGATTCAGCGCAATACCGGGGAATTCGATCCGCACGTACTGCAACGTACCTGAGTTATCGGCAACATCAGCAAACGTACCAATCTGGCCCGAAATGCCCCCTTCGAAGCCGGTAGCTCCTTTTTGGTTGTGCGGCGCTTTACCGATCAGGACGATGCCGCCCCAATCGCCATACTTCCGCTGACCAGCTGGTTTGTTAGACGTAAACACGATCGGTGCAGTGGCCGTACCTTTTGCCTCAATCTTGGCGCCTTGCTCAACAATCAGTGTACCCCCTTTCTGTTGGCCAGTCGGATCCAGTGTAGCATCGCCACCTTTGATTACGGTACCAGGCTGAATGGTCAGCGTTGCCCCAGCTTTCACGTAGGTAAAGCCACGAATCAGATAAACGTTGTCGGCCGTCCAGGTTTCGTTGGCCGAAATGTTACCCGTTTTCTCGATTACCGACCGGGTACCGATCGAGAAGGTCTGCGTGCTGGCGACCGTCTGGCCACCCGTAGCTACAGACACTGTACCTGTTTGTGCACCAGCCGGTACACGTACTACCAATTGCGTTGATGTAGCAGTGAGCACTTCGGCAACCGCGTTGCCGCCAAACGTTACAGTGTTGCTGGCTGGTGTCGTCCCGAATTGAGTGCCCGTGATCGTAATCGTACTGTTAACAGGGGCCGTTGTGGGGCTGATGCTGGTAATACCCAGCACAGGAGCCGGTTCTTGATCGTTTTTGCAGGCGGTGAACGCAACGCTAAGTCCGAACAGGACGAGCAGGGCGTAGGCCAGTTTGCTTACTACTTGCATGAGAGATGAATTGGTTATAGTAAAAGCGGACCCTTACGGCACAATCACGCGGCGGCCGAAGGTATAGATGGCAGACAGGGTGTAATAGCTTCCGCGCCGCAACTGACGCCGGTTTTGGTCGGCATTGGCGATCTGCGAGGTCACGTCTTTGCCGATCACACCATCACGGTTAAAGTCCTCGGCCAAGCGCACCGGCTGGTTCAGAATATCTTGAATACCCAGGCGAAGTTCGAAGCGGTTGGTAATGTTCTTGGTAATGTTGAGGTCGACTACGTGGCGGGGCATTTCGTAGATCGTGGGTACGTCGACGTTACCCACGGCGAAGATCCGCTGCCCAAACACGTTGTACAGAATGTTACCCTGCCAGCCCGATTTCGGAGCGGCGTAATAAACACCAGCGTTGATGAGGTACGGCGACTGCCCGGCCAGAGGACGTTCGGCGTCGGTCAGGCCGCGGTATTCCTGAATGGCACCACCCAGATCGGGGGCTTTCACAACCTCACCCACATTTACACGGCTGCGGATCAGCGACAGGTTACCCACAAGGGTTAGGTTCTTTAGGAAGGCACTTGCCGACTCGGTAAAGCCTTTGCGAATCTCTACCTCCACCCCGTAGTTCTGGGCCGACTGCGCATTCATAAAGGTGTACGAGAGCACGTTGGGGTTTAGCAGCAACAGCGATTCGATGGGGTTACGGAAATGCTTATAGAAGCCCGTTACCGAAATCAGTTCGCCCGAGCTGGGGTAAAACTCCCACTTGGCATCCACGTTCTGAATCGTTGCGGTTGTCAGCGTCGTATTGCCTCGCACGTTGGCCAGCAGGCTGAAATCGTAGTATTCAAACGGGGCAATCTCCCGGAACTCCGGCCGGTTGATCGTCGACGAATAGGCCAGACGGATGTTCGACCGGTCGGTGAGCTTGTAGGTCAGGTTAAGCGACGGCAGCGGGCTAAAGATCCGGTTCGACACCAGTCGTGTATCTACTCCCACGATGGTGGAGCGCAGGCTCTGATCATTGTATTCACCCCGGAAACCCAGCGTTAGGTTAGTACGGCTACCCAAGTACACATCGCCGCTTACGTATGCCGAATAGTAGCTGTTCAGACCGCGATACGAGTCGACATCGCGAGTGGCATCGCGGAGCGTCAGTCCATTTGAGCCGTTGACATTGTCGAACGTAAAGGCTGAGCCGATATCTTGGGTACGGGCATTGAGCGAATTTTCACCTACCGAATTATAGCCGTAGAAACGGGCGCTGAAATCACGATTCTTTTGTTCGTAATAAACTCCCGCTTTGATGCGGTTCGGCTCGCGGTCGGTAGGATTGCCGAACGTATGCTCATAATTGGCTACACCCGAGTATACATACTCGTGAAGGCGAGAATAGAAGCGGCCCGTTTCGGTTGGCGTCGGGTCAATCGGAGTGGTAATGGTGAATGGGTCCGTGGTGCCAATAGCGCGCAGGTAGCGAGCCCGGCGCCAATCGGGTTCCCAGCGGCCCGTGTACCCGAATCCACCAATCCAGCTCACTTTGGTCAGTTCGTTGATCGTGTGCTCACCAGCGAGTTGGCTCGTTAGGATGCTCCGGTTTTCAAACCGTTCCGAATAAGCCAGCACATCATTGTTACTGGCGTAGTTCTGTCCCTGCCGTACGATCGTCTCGGTATTACCCAATTGGTTGAACAGCGTTTTCCATTCCAGGTTAAACAGCGGCGAGATACGCGCCGACCAGTTGTGCAACACACCCAGGCGCGTGCCCCGGCTATAAGTAGCGTCGTTATACTGTTGGGCTGTCGAATTGGCTACGGCCGAGTTGTCATAAAGGCGCTGGTCAACGTTGGCAAACTGATTCGTTTGCGCGTAGTTGATACTCGTCAGGTTGCTTAGGCGCACATTGCCAATATCGAACCGACGCCCCGTATTCAGGGCGAAGCGAATATCGGGCGATACCGTTGTTTGTTGCAGGCCCCAGTTGTTGGGCAGCAGGCGGGCATAGGCCGCCCGTTGCAGCGAACTGAGGTTATTGAACGTACCTGAATTGGTGGGGAAGCTCGTGGGCAATTGCTGATCGGCGCTCCAAAGACCCAGTGCGTTGAGCCCGCCC comes from Fibrella aestuarina BUZ 2 and encodes:
- a CDS encoding Lrp/AsnC family transcriptional regulator; translation: MKLDHIDRKVLDILQSNAKITNAQLSKEIGLSPAPTLERVKKLETSGIIQSYHAQLDRQKVGLGVTTFVMVNLVGHKKMVTDSFVARVEAIPEIIECHHITGSGDFLLKVISHDIASYQKLMLETINEIEEVASTQTMVILSTFKESKVMPIP
- a CDS encoding MerR family transcriptional regulator; translation: MSNYSIKDLEQLSGIKAHTLRIWEHRYNIISPKRTDTNIRTYDDQDLKLVLNISLLKDHGYKISEISKLSVEEMYQEVIKISDKQLNYPDQIHALTISMIDLDEDRFEKIISTNILQFGFENTMIHIIYPFLSRIGTLWVTGSIGPAQEHFITNLIRQKLIVAIDGQVSKQRPNGKKYMLFLPEGELHEISLLFANYIIRARYNKVVYLGQSLPFNELVFAYNVHKPDYIFSAITSVPANHEAQLYVNKLAAQFPESHLLLTGYQVVGQDIQMPENGTIVNNIDDLIRIAST
- the fusA gene encoding elongation factor G, which produces MARDLSLTRNIGIAAHIDAGKTTTTERILYYAGVSHKIGEVHDGAATMDWMEQEQERGITITSAATTVDWTYRDQKYHINIIDTPGHVDFTVEVNRSLRVLDGLVFLFSAVDGVEPQSETNWRLANNYNVARLGFVNKMDRAGADFLNVCRQVKEMLGSYAVPLQLPIGEEDSFKGVVDLVNFRGIVWNESDKGMTFEVVPIPADMMDEATEWREKLLEAVAEFDDTLMEKYFEDPESISEDEILAALRKATIAMKIVPMLCGSSFKNKGVQTMLDYVMALLPSPLDKDNIVGTNPDTGVEAVRKPSVSDPFSALAFKIATDPYVGRLCFIRSYSGVLESGSYILNNRSGNKERISRIFQMHANKQNQIDRLEAGDIGAVVGFKDIKTGDTLSDEKNPIILESMVFPDPVIGYAIEPKKTADQDNFSKAIGKLIEEDPTLKVESNEETGQTIIRGMGELHLEIIIDRMRREFKVEVNQGAPQVAYKETITKKVEHREVYKKQTGGRGKFADIVFELMPRDPEEDGSVKAGLQFDNAIVGGVIPREFIPAIQKGFAEAMSNGPLAGYPVDAMKVRLFHGSFHDVDSDSLSFELAARMGFREAARQAGPKLLEPIMAVEVLTPEEYTGPITGDLNRRRGIMKGMDTRAGSQVIKADVPLSELFGYITELRTMSSGRATANLTFSHYEIVPQNIADGVVKKEKGN
- the rpsJ gene encoding 30S ribosomal protein S10, coding for MNQKIRIKLKSFDHMLVDKSAEKIVKAVKSTGAVVSGPIPLPTDKEIYTVLRSPHVNKKAREQFQLCTYKRLVDIYSTSAKTVDALMKLELPSGVDVEIKV
- a CDS encoding tetratricopeptide repeat protein yields the protein MKSFLLAVFFGCFCLLATAPAQAQLYSSADFDKKYDGLLKHPGVQIESAEAINYMYNYKFALADREFRWLRVRYPSHPMPYFLMGMAEWWKIVPNTDVEDYDDRCLALMDTTITLAEELYDKSEDKLEASFFLAGAYAFKGRIYSERKKWTKATFAGKNALKYFEKCKGNGDLNPELMFGDGLYNYYAKWIPENYALLKPILMFFPKGNKQEGIQQLEKTANNAFYTRVEARYFLLQIYSMENQYDKAYDMAKFMAEQYPDNPFFERYYARSAFVRGRLTEAETISKDILTKIAAGKDGYEGVSGRTAAYILAYIYQNFYRNVPEAKKYYQQSVDFAIKTNQKGTGYYWSSLLGLARIADSEKNYDQARAYYTEVMDNAEKKSAQYQEAKKAIKEGKQSRREERRKRRE
- a CDS encoding TonB-dependent receptor, giving the protein MKKLLLISSLCCLSLTVFGQTGILRGTIRDGKTHDAIIGATVQIMGLPTPMGISTDVNGQFELAKVPAGSHTIQISYVSYKTKSVPNVRIESGNATVLETDLSEDNQQLQEVVVKAGRTTNTEIAVVAEIKQIKAMAVGVSAQQIQKAQDRDAAAAIRRVPGVSIVDNRFVLIRGMGARYNSVLVNDLITPSTEVDTRSFSFDLVPSNIIDRMIVYKTGLAELPGDFGGGAIKIYTKRRPEQNFIDVGLTLGYRDNTTGQSVQSHNRGGLNALGLWSADQQLPTSFPTNSGTFNNLSSLQRAAYARLLPNNWGLQQTTVSPDIRFALNTGRRFDIGNVRLSNLTSINYAQTNQFANVDQRLYDNSAVANSTAQQYNDATYSRGTRLGVLHNWSARISPLFNLEWKTLFNQLGNTETIVRQGQNYASNNDVLAYSERFENRSILTSQLAGEHTINELTKVSWIGGFGYTGRWEPDWRRARYLRAIGTTDPFTITTPIDPTPTETGRFYSRLHEYVYSGVANYEHTFGNPTDREPNRIKAGVYYEQKNRDFSARFYGYNSVGENSLNARTQDIGSAFTFDNVNGSNGLTLRDATRDVDSYRGLNSYYSAYVSGDVYLGSRTNLTLGFRGEYNDQSLRSTIVGVDTRLVSNRIFSPLPSLNLTYKLTDRSNIRLAYSSTINRPEFREIAPFEYYDFSLLANVRGNTTLTTATIQNVDAKWEFYPSSGELISVTGFYKHFRNPIESLLLLNPNVLSYTFMNAQSAQNYGVEVEIRKGFTESASAFLKNLTLVGNLSLIRSRVNVGEVVKAPDLGGAIQEYRGLTDAERPLAGQSPYLINAGVYYAAPKSGWQGNILYNVFGQRIFAVGNVDVPTIYEMPRHVVDLNITKNITNRFELRLGIQDILNQPVRLAEDFNRDGVIGKDVTSQIANADQNRRQLRRGSYYTLSAIYTFGRRVIVP
- a CDS encoding TIGR03643 family protein, which translates into the protein MQPDMSPADIDRIIEMAWEDRTPFDAITAQFGLSEQQTIELMRREMKPSSFRMWRARVQRRKTKHAATSAVTDDENAPRFKSKSQRAITLNKLSKR
- a CDS encoding IPT/TIG domain-containing protein, with product MQVVSKLAYALLVLFGLSVAFTACKNDQEPAPVLGITSISPTTAPVNSTITITGTQFGTTPASNTVTFGGNAVAEVLTATSTQLVVRVPAGAQTGTVSVATGGQTVASTQTFSIGTRSVIEKTGNISANETWTADNVYLIRGFTYVKAGATLTIQPGTVIKGGDATLDPTGQQKGGTLIVEQGAKIEAKGTATAPIVFTSNKPAGQRKYGDWGGIVLIGKAPHNQKGATGFEGGISGQIGTFADVADNSGTLQYVRIEFPGIALNPGSEINGLTFYGVGSGTTIDHIQVSYSGDDSYEWFGGTVNAKYLVAHRGFDDDWDTDWGFSGKVQYAVALRDPNVADQSGSNGFESDNFAGTGQPATDPNVGLPLTAPVFANVSNFAFSGTPSSAPTSGGSGAYQSGMHLRRNTNISIFNTVIAGYPEGLRLDNGTAGGTGTLANMNAGTLQLRGIVLANTGTASTTAVRGDNIATTGITNAQAQAFFGTAAYANVIIPSDQVTTLLLNASTFNLTAPNFLPQTGSPLLTGAIWDGKGADSFFDKVTFRGAFGTTNWTQGWINWDPQNTNYN
- a CDS encoding DUF2256 domain-containing protein, giving the protein MKMRKKSELPTKVCPVCNRPFSWRKKWERDWDQVIYCSDRCRSEAKKST